The sequence TTTTTGCACCTGAACGCTCTAAATCTAGCACTTCTTCTCGTATGGCCAGCGCCAATTGAGCACACGTGATACTTCGATGCTGATCATCGCGAACAAAAGACCAATTAAGCAGGGTAACAGGCCCGGTGAGCATCGCCTTTACCGGTTTTGCTGTGAGTGATTGTGCGTAGGCAATCCAATCAACGGTCATAGGTTCTGGGCGTCGAATATCGCCATAAAGTATTGGGGGTTTTACGCATCGCGAACCGTAAGACTGCACCCAGCCATACTGACTGAACGCATAGCCTTCTAATTGCTCGCCAAAATATTCAACCATATCGTTTCGTTCAGCTTCGCCGTGCACCAATACATCCAGGCCAATGGTTTCTTGCGTTTTAATGCTGCGTTCAATTTCAGCTCTAATGCAGGCCTTATAATCTTCGTTCGTCAATTCATTCGATTTATAGTGTTTGCGAGCCGTACGTATTGCCTGAGTTTGAGGGAATGAACCAATCGTAGTGGTAGGGAATAGCGGTAGGTTAAGGCCTACTTTTTGGATTTTTGCCCGTTCAGAATACGATGATTGACGTTCGCCTTGAGACTTTGTAAGCGCTGCAACCTTAGCCGCAACTTCAGCACAATGGACTTTTGCAGAGTTTTTTCGTTGCTCTATATAAAGAGTATTTTCCGCTAACTCTGCCTGAATGGATGCTACGCCATCATTCAAACCACGCTTTAGAATATTCAGTTCTTGTAATTTTTGTACCGCAAACGACAGCCAATTTTTAATATCGAGCGCCAATTGAGTTTCGCTGTCTAAATCAACGGGAACATGTAAAAGGGAGCACGATGGTGCTATCCATAATCTTTCGCCAAGCCGGCTGGATATTGGCTGTAGCCATTGCAATGTCTGCGATAAATCCGTCTTCCATATATTCCGCCCATTGATCACGCCTAACGATAGAACCTTATGTACCGGCAACCAATCCACTACGTGTTTAACTTCCTCTTGCGCGTTTATCGCGTCCACGTGTAAACCAGCAACAGGTAATGTACATGCAAGTGTTAAGTTTTCTTTTAATGTCCCAAAATAGGTTGCTAAGAGAATGTTCAGGTTAGGATGTTTTAACGTGTGATAGGTTTTTTGTAGGGCATTTTTCCATTCTGCCGAAATTTCAGTGACTAAAATGGGTTCGTCTACTTGAATCCACTCGATGCCGCACTGGGCAAGCTTGGCGAATAACGCCTGGTAAACACGAATCAAATCATCCAGTAAGTCAATGCGTTCACTACTATCTTTTTCCTTACACAGCCACAGGTACGTTACTGGCCCAATAATCACAGGCTTAATGTTCTTGCCTGTCGCAATGGCATTTTTAACTTGGGCAATCAACCGAGCAGGGTTTAAGCTAAACGTCGTTTCAGCAGTCACTTCCGGCACAATATAGTGATAATTGGTATCAAACCATTTTGTCATTTCTCCCGCTTTGACACTACCGCAAGCATCGTTGCCCACAGAGCGGCCTCTTGCCACGCGAAAATATTGGTCGAGTTCGCTACCGGTATCTTTGTCAATCCGTGAGGGTATATTGCCCAATAGAAAACTCATGTCGAGTACGTGATCGTAAAACGAAAAGTCACCCACCGGCACCCAATCGCAGTCAGCCTGATGCGCCCAATGTTGTTGTTGTAGTGTATTGCCCAACGCTTCTAACGTTGCTGGATCCGAGTCGCCTTGCCAATAGCGTTCTAGCCCAAATTTCAATTCTCGTTGTTTCCCAATTCGAGGAAAGCCTAGATTATGCGTAATTGCCATTTTCTACCCTTATTAACGTATTGAAGTGGTTATGTGTGGATTTTTTGCAAGATTAGCGGCAACAACACATGAATAATAATGGTATTATTTCATCTAGTAATGAATTTTATTCATAGGTTGAATATGATAGAGCGTAACCACCTCACCATAATGAGGGAAATATACCGGCAAGGTTCGCTCACCGCTGCGGCGAACGAACTTAACTTGACGCAGTCGGCGGTGAGCCATTGCATTAAAAAACTGGAACAACAATTAGGCACGCCCTTATGGACAAAAAAAGGCCGTAACTTACAGCTGACACGTGCCGGCGAGCATCTACTAGGCGTGGCGAATCGTTTGCTTCCGCAGCTAGAGCGTAGCGATGAAAACCTTCAAAATTTTGCGCGCGGTCACCAAGGTACACTGCGTATTGGTATGGAGTGTTACCCGTGCTATCGGTGGTTACTCAAAGTGATTCATCGTTTTATGGCGATAAAACCGAATGTAGAATTGGACGTAAAACAAAAATTTGTTTTTGGCGGAATGGCTGCATTGTTTAACCACGACATTGATATTTTAGTTACGCCAGACCCGTTGTATAAAAAGGGTATTTCGTTTTTGTCAGTATTTGACTATGAGCAGGTATTGGTGGTGCCTAAGGGCCATACACTGGCAGACAAATCGATTATTGTGCCTAAAGATTTATCGTCTGAAGTGCTTTATACCTACCCTGTTGAGAAGCAAAGGCTGGATATATTTTCAGCGTTTTTAACACCGGCACAGGTCGAACCACGCAAACACCAAACCGTAGAAGCAACCGAGATTATTCTTCAGCTTGTCGAGAACGGGAGGGGGGTTACCACCTTGCCAGGCTGGCTGGCAGAAGAATACAGCGGAACCCATGCTATTGAGACGATACGCTTGGGACAGAAGGGTATCCAGAAACACATTCATCTGGGTATACGACAACAAGAAGAGGAAGAGCCTATCGTATCGGCTTTTCTCGGACTAGCGCGACAAAATATCCAAACAATAGCGACAGCTATGGTGAATAAATAGGCCATTGATAGCGTTGTATTACGTTAAATTTGGCCCAAATGTTAAATTCAGTAAAAGTGTGCGCCTGTCATCTACTCGCGTTAACTATTGTGATAGTTTTTGCCCGTAAGCGAGAGTAAGATCCCGCTGGATTTATTAATATTAGGAGTAGTTACCATGTTTAACCCTAAAAACGTTTTTTTCGGAGCCGTACTTGCTGGTTTTTCAACCTTTGCTTTCGCAGGTTCCGACACTGGTATGTACCTTGGCGGCTCGCTTGGCATGACAAGCTCTACAATTGCCGCAACCGAGTACACCAATGAGATGGACGATGATTACACCGGTTACAAGGTGTTTGCCGGCTATAATTTCGGGTTAGTCCCCATGATCGACCTCGCCGTAGAAGCGTCTTATGTCGACTTTGGCACTGCAGCAATTGAAATAGTGAATAGTGAAATCGAGTCTGAAACCACTGCGTGGGATGTATATGGACTTGCCGGTTTTAATACTGGCCCCATTGGCTTTTTTGGCAAGGTCGGCTTAGCTTCATGGGAAAGCGAATTGCAGCTGCAAGGTATTGAGGCTGCACGTGCAGATAATAGCGGCAGCGACTTAACGTACGGTGTTGGTGCAAAAATACAACTTATGTCCGTGGCCATTCGTGCAGAATACGAATACTTCGATTTTGAACATGCTGAAATGGATATGATTTCAATCGGCGCTGCGATTACATTCTAATCAGATACCTAGCAACCTCTCCCCCAAAAGGCGCGTATTATTCGCGCCTTTTTTTGATTTAGACCTATAAATATTTTAGGTCGTATGCAGTTTTTTACGTCGCCCAGAGGCGTGTCGTTCACGTAAATCACTGTCAATGTACTTATCGGTCGTCGCCATACTGGCATGACCAGCATCATCCCGAACGTGTTCACGCGGGCGTGTTTTTACATCTTCTGAAATGCCTGTATGCCGTAACCAGTGGGCTGTTGCTGAACGAAGATCTTGAGCATCATCAGCAAAACCTTCTATCGCCATTTTTTCATAAGCCAAATCGAATAACTCTTGTAAGAGCGAGCGAATCTGACGGGTACTGGTGACAGCGCCACGGCCTTGAGTTTTCCCAACAAGTGGCGTGTGTTCGCCCGCAACGGGGAGGGCTGGTAAACCCAGATAGCAACGATAACGCTTTAATGCTGCCAGCATTTCATCAGAAACTGTCACAATACGGTTTTTATTGCCTTTACCTGTTACGTGAAACCACCAATTTCCGTCCATATCGCGCTGAAAATCACCCATAGTAGGCGTTGCACGTTCATCGGCAACAACCTCTGAAATACGCAAATACATGCCAAGTAAGCAATTCAAAATAAACAGGCTACGCTCATATTTTTGCGGGTGTTCGTCGGCCCGCTTAACGGCCAGCTCCAGTAAAAAATCCCACTGTAAATTTGAAATTCGGCGTACAGGTTTGTGGGTTTGTTCTTTTTGTATAAATTTACTTTTTTGTCGAATAAGCGC is a genomic window of Teredinibacter purpureus containing:
- the metE gene encoding 5-methyltetrahydropteroyltriglutamate--homocysteine S-methyltransferase, with product MAITHNLGFPRIGKQRELKFGLERYWQGDSDPATLEALGNTLQQQHWAHQADCDWVPVGDFSFYDHVLDMSFLLGNIPSRIDKDTGSELDQYFRVARGRSVGNDACGSVKAGEMTKWFDTNYHYIVPEVTAETTFSLNPARLIAQVKNAIATGKNIKPVIIGPVTYLWLCKEKDSSERIDLLDDLIRVYQALFAKLAQCGIEWIQVDEPILVTEISAEWKNALQKTYHTLKHPNLNILLATYFGTLKENLTLACTLPVAGLHVDAINAQEEVKHVVDWLPVHKVLSLGVINGRNIWKTDLSQTLQWLQPISSRLGERLWIAPSCSLLHVPVDLDSETQLALDIKNWLSFAVQKLQELNILKRGLNDGVASIQAELAENTLYIEQRKNSAKVHCAEVAAKVAALTKSQGERQSSYSERAKIQKVGLNLPLFPTTTIGSFPQTQAIRTARKHYKSNELTNEDYKACIRAEIERSIKTQETIGLDVLVHGEAERNDMVEYFGEQLEGYAFSQYGWVQSYGSRCVKPPILYGDIRRPEPMTVDWIAYAQSLTAKPVKAMLTGPVTLLNWSFVRDDQHRSITCAQLALAIREEVLDLERSGAKIIQIDEAALREGLPLRKAEWPYYLQWSVEAFRISANAVKDETQIHTHMCYSEFNDIIGAIAELDADVITIETSRSDTQLLGVFDVFDYPNDIGPGVYDIHSPNIPTEAEIKSLMLKAVKRIPKERLWVNPDCGLKTRRWEDVIPALQNMVGAAKQLRCEC
- a CDS encoding LysR family transcriptional regulator, with protein sequence MVLFHLVMNFIHRLNMIERNHLTIMREIYRQGSLTAAANELNLTQSAVSHCIKKLEQQLGTPLWTKKGRNLQLTRAGEHLLGVANRLLPQLERSDENLQNFARGHQGTLRIGMECYPCYRWLLKVIHRFMAIKPNVELDVKQKFVFGGMAALFNHDIDILVTPDPLYKKGISFLSVFDYEQVLVVPKGHTLADKSIIVPKDLSSEVLYTYPVEKQRLDIFSAFLTPAQVEPRKHQTVEATEIILQLVENGRGVTTLPGWLAEEYSGTHAIETIRLGQKGIQKHIHLGIRQQEEEEPIVSAFLGLARQNIQTIATAMVNK
- a CDS encoding outer membrane beta-barrel protein, coding for MFNPKNVFFGAVLAGFSTFAFAGSDTGMYLGGSLGMTSSTIAATEYTNEMDDDYTGYKVFAGYNFGLVPMIDLAVEASYVDFGTAAIEIVNSEIESETTAWDVYGLAGFNTGPIGFFGKVGLASWESELQLQGIEAARADNSGSDLTYGVGAKIQLMSVAIRAEYEYFDFEHAEMDMISIGAAITF
- a CDS encoding tyrosine-type recombinase/integrase produces the protein MRSPRPIFDNLATTANPFHQKIFDVVPLFGTADQVNGAVVDYEFSLKFLHSYTGSSATFNAYRRELERLLQWAWFIRCIAVTELKREDIEAYVTFAKQPPDSWIGLKNVARFKNVGGERLPNSAWRPYVVSLSKELVRAGVAPSIDQYQLSQSSLKATFSVLSSYFGYMIQEGVVEANPVALIRQKSKFIQKEQTHKPVRRISNLQWDFLLELAVKRADEHPQKYERSLFILNCLLGMYLRISEVVADERATPTMGDFQRDMDGNWWFHVTGKGNKNRIVTVSDEMLAALKRYRCYLGLPALPVAGEHTPLVGKTQGRGAVTSTRQIRSLLQELFDLAYEKMAIEGFADDAQDLRSATAHWLRHTGISEDVKTRPREHVRDDAGHASMATTDKYIDSDLRERHASGRRKKLHTT